In Amycolatopsis coloradensis, one genomic interval encodes:
- a CDS encoding SDR family oxidoreductase, whose amino-acid sequence MNEERKVALVAGANGVIGKNLIEHLETLPGWRVIGLSRRGGPGQIAVDLLDADDTRAKLGGLDDVTHVFYAAYVDKPTWAELVAPNLAMLTNLVDAIEPAAPGLRHISLMQGYKVYGAHLGPFKTPAREDDAGHMPPEFNVDQQEFLDKRQAGKSWTWSAIRPSVVGGTALGNPMNLALAIAVYASISKELGLPLRFPGKPGAYDSLLEMTDAGLLAKATVWATGSENEAYNIANGDLFRWSDLWPRIARYFDLEVAPPLPMSLDVVMADKEELWTSIAAKYGLDVPYSAVSSSWGFADFVFGWDYDMFADGSKARRAGFHEYTETSAMFFRLFDEFRKAKVIP is encoded by the coding sequence ATGAACGAAGAACGCAAGGTCGCCCTGGTCGCCGGGGCCAACGGGGTCATCGGCAAGAACCTGATCGAACACCTGGAGACCCTGCCCGGCTGGCGTGTCATCGGCCTGTCGCGCCGCGGCGGCCCGGGCCAGATCGCGGTCGACCTGCTCGACGCGGACGACACTCGCGCGAAGCTCGGCGGCCTGGACGACGTCACGCACGTGTTCTACGCGGCCTATGTCGACAAGCCGACGTGGGCCGAACTGGTCGCGCCGAACCTGGCGATGCTGACCAACCTCGTCGACGCGATCGAACCCGCCGCGCCCGGACTGCGCCACATCAGTCTCATGCAGGGCTACAAGGTCTACGGCGCCCACCTCGGCCCGTTCAAGACCCCGGCGCGCGAAGACGACGCCGGGCATATGCCGCCCGAGTTCAATGTGGACCAGCAGGAGTTCCTGGACAAGCGGCAGGCCGGGAAATCCTGGACGTGGTCGGCGATCCGGCCGTCGGTGGTCGGCGGCACCGCGCTGGGCAACCCGATGAACCTCGCGCTGGCCATCGCGGTCTACGCGTCGATCTCGAAGGAACTCGGCCTGCCGCTGCGCTTCCCCGGCAAACCCGGCGCGTACGACAGCCTCCTGGAGATGACCGACGCCGGGCTGCTGGCGAAGGCCACCGTGTGGGCCACCGGTTCGGAGAACGAGGCGTACAACATCGCGAACGGAGACCTGTTCCGGTGGAGCGACCTCTGGCCGCGGATCGCGCGGTACTTCGACCTGGAGGTGGCGCCGCCGCTGCCGATGTCGCTGGACGTCGTCATGGCGGACAAGGAAGAACTCTGGACGTCGATCGCCGCGAAGTACGGCCTCGACGTGCCCTACAGCGCCGTTTCTTCGTCGTGGGGCTTCGCGGACTTCGTGTTCGGCTGGGACTACGACATGTTCGCGGACGGCTCGAAGGCCCGGCGGGCCGGTTTCCACGAATACACCGAGACCTCGGCGATGTTCTTCCGGCTGTTCGACGAGTTCCGGAAGGCGAAGGTGATCCCGTGA
- the pstA gene encoding phosphate ABC transporter permease PstA — MTTTTSTLTPPVASGPRKLVKRRPSETTRQDRLAALGCAVSATLLTWFVMHLLLDSPGWPADLIVAYLLYLAMLYLVTRDRLGKLAASDRLVSTIVVSGALTLLVPLLFLLTYIVIEGAPYLRLGFFTHDMSAVAPTDPVTATGGLHAVVGTLQQTALTLVFVVPLGVLTAIFLNETRSRFRRPVRIMVDAMSGLPSIVAGLFIYAALIIPGIQAGVGLFSYNGLMATLALTMVMLPTVTRTVDVVLRLVPDGLREASLALGASRARTVWSVVLPTARTGVTTAVILGIARVAGETAPLLFTSFGSLAMNANPFSAPQESIPLFIFRFIKQPLENVQQRGYVGALVLILLIFGLFAIARIVGRDRSKRKAKRTKENR; from the coding sequence ATGACCACGACGACATCGACACTGACTCCCCCGGTCGCGTCCGGCCCGCGCAAACTCGTCAAACGGCGCCCGTCGGAGACCACGCGACAGGACCGGCTGGCGGCGCTCGGCTGCGCGGTGTCGGCCACGCTGCTCACCTGGTTCGTCATGCACCTGCTGCTGGATTCCCCCGGCTGGCCGGCGGATCTGATCGTCGCCTACCTGCTGTACCTGGCGATGCTCTACCTCGTCACCCGCGACCGCTTGGGCAAACTGGCCGCGTCGGACCGGCTCGTGTCGACGATCGTGGTCTCCGGGGCGCTCACCCTGCTCGTCCCCTTGCTGTTCCTGCTGACCTACATCGTGATCGAGGGTGCCCCGTACCTGCGCCTGGGCTTCTTCACCCACGACATGTCCGCGGTCGCGCCGACCGATCCGGTCACCGCGACCGGCGGTCTGCACGCGGTGGTCGGCACCCTTCAGCAGACCGCGCTGACCCTGGTGTTCGTCGTTCCGCTGGGTGTGCTCACCGCGATCTTCCTGAACGAGACCCGGTCGCGGTTCCGCCGCCCGGTGCGGATCATGGTCGACGCGATGAGCGGTCTCCCGTCCATCGTGGCCGGCCTGTTCATCTACGCGGCGCTGATCATCCCCGGTATCCAGGCGGGCGTGGGATTGTTCAGCTACAACGGTTTGATGGCCACCTTGGCACTGACGATGGTCATGCTGCCGACGGTGACGCGGACCGTGGACGTGGTGCTCCGGCTGGTCCCGGACGGCCTGCGCGAGGCGTCGCTGGCACTCGGCGCGAGCCGGGCGCGGACGGTGTGGTCGGTCGTGCTGCCCACCGCGCGCACCGGGGTAACCACCGCCGTGATCCTCGGGATCGCCAGGGTGGCGGGCGAAACCGCCCCGCTGCTGTTCACCTCGTTCGGCTCGCTCGCGATGAACGCCAACCCGTTCTCCGCGCCGCAGGAGAGCATCCCGCTGTTCATCTTCCGCTTCATCAAGCAGCCGCTGGAAAACGTCCAGCAGCGCGGTTACGTCGGCGCGCTCGTGCTGATCCTGCTCATCTTCGGCCTGTTCGCGATCGCCAGGATCGTCGGACGCGACCGGTCGAAGCGCAAGGCGAAAAGAACGAAGGAGAACCGGTGA
- a CDS encoding SDR family oxidoreductase, which yields MGNGRTAVVTGAGSGLGREISRALLGAGYRVALAGRRADALVETADGAADALPVPTDVADPESVAALFETVRAEWGRLDLLVNNAGVSVGGTVDELSFTDWKRAVDTNLTGMFLCAQQAVRLMKAQDPRGGRIINNGSISAHAPRPASVAYTATKHAVTGLTKSISLDGRAWNVACGQIDIGNAATEMTLRMADGIPQADGSVKAEPTFDARHVADAVLYMAGLPLDANVQFLTVTATAMPYIGRG from the coding sequence ATGGGCAACGGCAGGACCGCGGTCGTCACCGGGGCGGGTTCAGGGCTCGGCAGGGAGATCTCCCGCGCGTTACTCGGCGCCGGTTACCGGGTCGCCCTCGCCGGCCGCCGCGCGGACGCGCTGGTCGAGACCGCCGACGGCGCCGCGGACGCGCTCCCGGTGCCCACCGACGTCGCCGACCCGGAGTCCGTCGCCGCGTTGTTCGAGACCGTCCGTGCGGAATGGGGGCGGCTGGATCTCCTGGTGAACAACGCGGGTGTTTCGGTGGGCGGGACCGTCGACGAACTGTCCTTCACGGACTGGAAACGCGCCGTCGACACCAACCTGACCGGGATGTTCCTGTGCGCGCAGCAGGCCGTGCGGCTGATGAAGGCGCAGGACCCGCGCGGCGGGCGGATCATCAACAACGGTTCGATCTCCGCGCACGCCCCGCGCCCCGCGTCCGTCGCCTACACCGCGACGAAACACGCGGTGACCGGGCTGACGAAGTCGATCTCCCTCGACGGGCGGGCCTGGAACGTCGCTTGTGGACAGATCGACATCGGCAACGCCGCCACCGAGATGACCCTGCGGATGGCCGACGGGATCCCGCAGGCCGACGGCAGCGTCAAGGCCGAGCCGACCTTCGACGCCCGGCACGTCGCGGACGCCGTGCTGTACATGGCCGGGCTGCCGCTGGACGCGAACGTCCAGTTCCTGACCGTCACGGCGACCGCGATGCCGTACATCGGGCGGGGCTGA
- a CDS encoding sortase, giving the protein MSTSVEERHQEPETRFLSFGPGWIGAVLAAWLVTTVVALALVVYALGPMLQASDQRKALGEIRGEIGLALGAGQSLFGAAPPTEPVEFGKPVAVLEIPALKLQQVVVEGASSGETASGPGHVPGTAGPGQPGNAAIVARNAGYGGPFGSLEALGPGDEIVVATTQGKSVYRVTEKATRPLDEGADYGKTQNDRLTLVTSASWWPLASQEATVVTAVLEGRPFRPTPQNGKADAQDGRTGDGDAWAGLVLAFGGFLAAAAGATFLYRRWRPVSTYVITGPVLLTLASLAALALWRLFPAWA; this is encoded by the coding sequence GTGAGCACCTCCGTCGAAGAGAGGCACCAGGAACCGGAAACCCGTTTCCTGAGTTTCGGTCCGGGATGGATCGGCGCCGTCCTCGCCGCCTGGCTGGTCACCACGGTCGTGGCGCTGGCTCTGGTCGTCTACGCGCTGGGGCCGATGCTCCAGGCGAGCGACCAGCGGAAGGCACTGGGCGAGATCCGCGGTGAGATCGGTCTGGCGCTGGGTGCCGGCCAAAGCCTCTTCGGCGCCGCTCCGCCCACCGAACCGGTCGAGTTCGGCAAGCCGGTCGCCGTGCTGGAGATTCCCGCGCTGAAACTGCAGCAGGTCGTCGTCGAAGGCGCGTCGAGCGGGGAAACCGCGTCCGGGCCGGGCCACGTGCCGGGGACCGCCGGTCCTGGGCAGCCGGGCAACGCCGCGATCGTGGCGCGCAACGCGGGTTACGGCGGTCCGTTCGGTTCGCTGGAGGCACTGGGGCCCGGTGACGAAATCGTCGTCGCGACGACTCAGGGCAAATCCGTCTACCGGGTGACCGAGAAGGCCACCCGCCCGCTCGACGAGGGTGCCGACTACGGCAAGACCCAGAACGATCGGCTGACCTTGGTGACCTCCGCGTCCTGGTGGCCGCTGGCCTCGCAGGAAGCGACCGTGGTGACCGCGGTCCTGGAGGGCAGGCCGTTCCGGCCCACCCCGCAGAACGGCAAGGCGGACGCGCAGGACGGGCGGACCGGCGACGGCGACGCGTGGGCCGGGCTGGTGCTGGCCTTCGGCGGATTCTTGGCGGCGGCGGCCGGGGCGACCTTCCTCTACCGCCGGTGGCGGCCGGTTTCCACCTACGTCATCACCGGGCCGGTGCTGCTCACTCTGGCGTCGCTGGCGGCTTTGGCGCTTTGGCGGCTGTTTCCGGCGTGGGCTTAA
- a CDS encoding phosphate ABC transporter ATP-binding protein, with protein sequence MDVRPPATLTGGPPPGAAELESREIGAWFGDRLVLEGVSLRMPAKEVTALIGPSGCGKSTFLRILNRMHELVPSASLTGEVLLDGQDIYADGTRPQQVRLRIGMVFQKPNPFPAMSIRDNVLAGLKLAGVKCDDKNALVEQSLERAGLWREVRDRLSSPGGALSGGQQQRLCIARSLAVQPNVLLMDEPCSALDPTSTRRIEQTIAEIGHEVTVVIVTHNMQQAQRVSDHCAFFLAAENEPGRVIEHGPTDTIFNAPSDERTYDYVNGRFG encoded by the coding sequence GTGGACGTCAGGCCGCCGGCCACCCTGACCGGCGGTCCCCCGCCCGGTGCGGCGGAACTCGAGTCGCGCGAGATCGGCGCCTGGTTCGGCGACCGGCTGGTCCTCGAAGGTGTGTCGTTGCGGATGCCCGCCAAAGAGGTGACCGCGCTGATCGGTCCGTCGGGCTGCGGCAAGTCGACCTTCCTGCGCATCCTCAATCGGATGCACGAGCTCGTCCCGTCCGCTTCGCTGACCGGCGAAGTCCTGCTGGACGGCCAGGACATCTACGCCGATGGAACCCGGCCGCAGCAGGTCCGGCTGCGTATCGGCATGGTGTTCCAGAAGCCGAACCCGTTCCCGGCGATGTCCATTCGCGACAACGTGCTCGCCGGGCTGAAACTCGCCGGCGTCAAATGCGACGACAAGAACGCGCTGGTGGAGCAGAGTCTCGAACGCGCCGGGCTGTGGCGTGAGGTCCGCGACCGGTTGAGCTCACCCGGCGGCGCCCTCTCCGGTGGGCAGCAGCAGCGGCTCTGCATCGCCCGTTCGCTCGCGGTCCAGCCGAACGTGCTCCTGATGGACGAGCCCTGCTCCGCCCTCGACCCGACGTCCACCCGGCGGATCGAGCAGACGATCGCCGAGATCGGGCACGAGGTCACCGTCGTGATCGTCACGCACAACATGCAGCAGGCCCAACGGGTTTCGGACCACTGCGCGTTCTTCCTCGCGGCCGAGAACGAACCCGGCCGGGTGATCGAACACGGTCCGACGGACACGATCTTCAACGCGCCGTCGGACGAGCGCACCTACGACTACGTGAACGGGCGATTCGGATGA
- a CDS encoding DUF1508 domain-containing protein: MTRGNSAPKNPRFQLVQTGEQTIRWRLLGGNNVSLGSAPGDYPRAEECLAAIAWLSTHVSELTSDFSHLSGGRWRWRLHREDRIVAIASHAYGRRIEAQRGLDRFRSATTEASIGEGIETIADWRRKYRRDSGGISPNRSP; this comes from the coding sequence GTGACCAGGGGGAATTCAGCACCGAAGAATCCACGCTTTCAACTCGTCCAGACCGGCGAACAGACCATCCGATGGCGGCTGCTCGGCGGCAACAACGTGTCGCTGGGTTCGGCGCCTGGCGACTATCCGCGAGCCGAGGAATGCCTAGCCGCGATCGCCTGGCTCAGCACCCATGTTTCCGAGCTGACCAGCGATTTCAGTCATCTCAGCGGCGGGCGCTGGCGCTGGCGCCTGCATCGGGAAGACCGCATCGTCGCGATCGCCAGCCATGCCTACGGGCGGCGTATCGAGGCGCAACGCGGCCTCGACCGATTCCGCTCGGCCACCACCGAGGCGTCCATCGGCGAAGGGATCGAGACCATCGCCGATTGGCGCCGGAAATACCGTCGCGATTCCGGCGGTATTTCACCGAATCGTTCTCCGTGA
- a CDS encoding S8 family peptidase, with protein sequence MSRFSRVVTCSVPVAVGALLLSTAVSGAQPSEEVRTQAGISALQSIKKSLTPAERKQSSQLVVEKRLRADKGLAGKLPEYRTGLGVSDAGTVAVDIKGAGQSLVDAVKAAGGTVRYASPAGAIRADLPLTAVDAIAGRGDVAEVKAASQAMTWNESAPQDRRQAAVKKTAAALQVAEGDKAHGNDTARTKYGVTGAGQKVCVLSDGIKSLQASQTAGELPAVDVLPGQAGSGDEGTAMLEIIHDMAPGAALGFATAFTSEQSFADNIRALRTTGKCTIIVDDVSYFDESPFQDGPVAQAVNDVTADGALYFSSAGNSGNLTDGTSGYYEGDFRGSGSKISGITGTPHDFDPSAATQLYNALSPNSVGRYVTLFWSDPWGKATSDYDLFVLNSSGAVVASSEGAQNGTQNPYEIAQVPASGSGFKVAVVKYSGADRFIALNVIRGRFVASGDLKAFSTNGVTSGHSAAVNAFSVAAAPAAGAFGRALEAGDPANPAGPYPGLFTGASKWERFTSDGRRHQFYNPDGSVITPGNVSSTGGATRNKPDITAADGVATSVTGFQPFFGTSAAAPSAAAIAALLKQGKPTATQAEIRNALVSTAIDLGAPGFDPVTGAGVIMTDPALAALGVAPK encoded by the coding sequence ATGAGCAGATTCAGCCGGGTGGTCACATGCTCGGTTCCGGTCGCGGTCGGTGCTTTGCTGCTGTCGACCGCGGTTTCCGGTGCCCAGCCGTCGGAAGAGGTGCGCACCCAGGCGGGGATCAGCGCACTGCAGAGCATCAAGAAGAGCCTCACCCCGGCCGAGCGCAAGCAGTCGAGCCAGCTCGTCGTCGAGAAGCGCCTCCGCGCCGACAAGGGCCTGGCCGGCAAGCTGCCCGAGTACCGGACCGGGCTGGGCGTCAGTGACGCCGGCACGGTCGCGGTGGACATCAAGGGCGCCGGACAGTCCCTGGTGGACGCCGTCAAGGCGGCGGGCGGCACCGTCCGCTACGCCTCACCCGCCGGAGCGATCCGCGCCGATCTCCCCCTGACCGCGGTGGACGCGATCGCCGGACGCGGTGACGTCGCCGAGGTCAAGGCCGCTTCCCAGGCCATGACCTGGAACGAATCCGCGCCGCAGGACCGGCGGCAGGCCGCGGTCAAGAAGACCGCCGCCGCGCTGCAGGTCGCCGAGGGCGACAAGGCGCACGGCAACGACACCGCCCGGACCAAGTACGGCGTCACCGGCGCGGGCCAGAAGGTCTGCGTGCTCTCGGACGGCATCAAGTCGCTCCAGGCGTCGCAGACCGCCGGCGAGCTCCCCGCCGTCGACGTCCTCCCCGGCCAGGCGGGCAGCGGTGACGAGGGCACCGCGATGCTGGAGATCATCCACGACATGGCGCCCGGCGCCGCGCTCGGTTTCGCGACCGCCTTCACCAGCGAGCAGAGCTTCGCCGACAACATCCGCGCCCTGCGCACCACCGGCAAGTGCACGATCATCGTCGACGACGTCTCCTACTTCGACGAGTCGCCGTTCCAGGACGGCCCGGTCGCGCAGGCCGTCAACGACGTGACCGCGGACGGCGCGCTCTACTTCTCCTCCGCGGGGAACTCGGGCAACCTGACCGACGGCACCAGCGGCTACTACGAGGGTGACTTCCGTGGTTCCGGCAGCAAGATCTCCGGGATCACCGGGACGCCGCACGACTTCGACCCGAGCGCCGCGACCCAGCTGTACAACGCGCTTTCGCCGAACTCCGTCGGCCGCTACGTCACCCTGTTCTGGTCCGACCCTTGGGGCAAGGCCACCAGCGACTACGACCTGTTCGTCCTGAACTCGTCCGGTGCGGTCGTCGCCTCCAGCGAGGGCGCGCAGAACGGCACCCAGAACCCGTACGAGATCGCCCAGGTCCCGGCCAGCGGCTCGGGCTTCAAGGTCGCCGTGGTGAAGTACAGCGGCGCCGACCGGTTCATCGCGCTCAACGTGATCCGCGGCCGATTCGTCGCCTCCGGTGACCTGAAAGCCTTCAGCACCAACGGTGTGACCTCCGGCCACTCGGCGGCCGTCAACGCCTTCAGTGTCGCGGCCGCCCCGGCCGCCGGTGCCTTCGGCCGCGCGCTCGAGGCCGGTGACCCGGCGAACCCGGCCGGTCCGTACCCGGGTCTGTTCACCGGCGCGAGCAAGTGGGAACGGTTCACTTCGGACGGTCGCCGTCACCAGTTCTACAACCCGGACGGTTCGGTGATCACCCCCGGAAACGTGTCCTCGACCGGCGGTGCGACGCGGAACAAGCCGGACATCACCGCGGCCGACGGCGTCGCGACCTCGGTGACCGGCTTCCAGCCGTTCTTCGGGACCTCGGCCGCCGCGCCGAGCGCCGCCGCCATCGCCGCCCTGCTGAAGCAGGGCAAGCCGACGGCGACCCAGGCGGAGATCCGGAACGCGCTCGTGTCGACCGCGATCGACCTCGGCGCCCCGGGCTTCGACCCGGTCACCGGCGCGGGCGTGATCATGACCGACCCGGCGCTCGCCGCACTGGGCGTCGCCCCGAAGTAA
- a CDS encoding substrate-binding domain-containing protein, translating into MRARTTRFLGATAIAACACLTLTGTASAVAPANGLEDVLAAAGSDTTVDITGAILANANGAAWNTDPDNHVNIPPLLAPGGTFTVPGDLYADEVVYNTTTTLPPNGSSQGKAALKASGDAGDGKIDIARSSSPRGSSDPASFEYYAFATDGVTWSSSATGSGAGLSLTLAQLRGIYDGSITNWNQVGGANAAIIVYLPQTGSGTLSFFTTTVLGFDPTTKPVTIKRFQEHDGNSIPAADRANAIAPFSIAQWIAQGNAVTADKRAGFTVNPLAGAGFDGSPVAGSAGNYTPAFTTAFLGSRSVYHVLDTRTPSYDQAQRAVGFAAGDTAATASPLCGGRLATTIKRYGFLTVSGPNGLSCVKS; encoded by the coding sequence ATGCGTGCTCGTACCACTCGGTTTCTCGGCGCCACCGCGATCGCCGCGTGTGCCTGCCTCACCCTGACCGGCACCGCCTCGGCGGTCGCCCCGGCCAACGGCCTCGAAGACGTCCTGGCCGCGGCGGGCTCGGACACCACCGTCGACATCACCGGCGCGATCCTGGCCAACGCCAACGGCGCCGCCTGGAACACCGACCCGGACAACCACGTCAACATCCCGCCGCTGCTCGCGCCGGGCGGCACCTTCACCGTTCCCGGTGACCTGTACGCCGACGAGGTCGTCTACAACACCACGACCACCCTGCCGCCGAACGGCTCGTCCCAGGGCAAGGCCGCGCTCAAGGCCTCCGGCGACGCGGGCGACGGCAAGATCGACATCGCGCGGTCGTCGTCGCCCCGCGGCTCGTCCGACCCCGCGTCGTTCGAGTACTACGCCTTCGCCACCGACGGTGTCACCTGGTCCTCCTCGGCGACCGGCTCGGGGGCGGGCCTGTCCCTCACGCTGGCGCAGCTGCGCGGTATCTACGACGGCTCCATCACCAACTGGAACCAGGTCGGTGGCGCCAACGCCGCCATCATCGTCTACCTTCCCCAGACCGGCTCCGGCACGCTGAGCTTCTTCACCACCACCGTCCTCGGCTTCGACCCCACCACCAAGCCGGTCACCATCAAGCGGTTCCAGGAGCACGACGGCAACTCCATCCCCGCCGCCGACCGTGCCAACGCGATCGCCCCGTTCTCCATCGCGCAGTGGATCGCCCAGGGCAACGCGGTGACCGCGGACAAGCGCGCGGGCTTCACCGTGAACCCGCTGGCCGGCGCCGGCTTCGACGGCTCCCCGGTCGCCGGTTCGGCCGGCAATTACACCCCGGCCTTCACCACGGCGTTCCTGGGCTCGCGCAGCGTCTACCACGTCCTCGACACCCGCACCCCGAGCTACGACCAGGCCCAGCGCGCCGTCGGCTTCGCCGCCGGTGACACCGCCGCGACCGCCAGCCCGCTGTGCGGTGGCCGGCTCGCCACCACCATCAAGCGGTACGGCTTCCTGACCGTCTCCGGCCCGAACGGCCTGTCCTGCGTCAAGTCCTGA
- a CDS encoding substrate-binding domain-containing protein, translating into MTTLRRVGALGGISALLLSISVAGAPGAAALSRVTGSGSSYVGVAMTDWQNGATSRGIPVNYSATNSPAGVNQYGDRTVDFGGTEAEISSLLAAGGGGVTVQTRGYQYVPDVAGAVAVMYNVTDQAGKRVDYLHLTREVIGRIFSRDITRWSDPAITATNGGKSLPDQPITLVGRTGQSGTTALFYDFVAHAAPDAYQRFVARNVGNGMGSLPAGVRPIQLPERGPDADWYRLLADSDQIAQAIGKATIPFSIAYDEFAYAQRHNVPSAWVQNGAGQYTQPYAENIASALKHAELRPDLSQKLDKVYSNADPKTYPISAYSYIMMPCTSGRDTCRGGYGDQGKTDTMTAFLEHVACDGQINMARIGYSPLPPNLSQEIMNSNARLTGQPPKQLNAGNCANPTFRGSLGAGATSPPDPLVTAGIIAPNGKPAAGTGAAGPNASTGPSTGPATGDKTATATASPDEESAGGGSKNWREAAPAAYDEGGFGGFGGWAALVLFVAIVTPLVVRGVVRKLRGSWGS; encoded by the coding sequence ATGACGACCTTGCGCAGAGTGGGCGCTTTGGGCGGGATCTCGGCGCTGCTGCTCTCGATCTCCGTGGCGGGCGCGCCCGGCGCGGCGGCGCTCAGCAGGGTCACGGGCTCGGGGTCCAGCTATGTCGGTGTGGCGATGACCGACTGGCAGAACGGCGCGACGTCACGGGGTATCCCGGTCAACTACTCGGCGACCAACTCACCCGCCGGGGTCAACCAGTACGGCGACCGGACGGTCGACTTCGGCGGGACCGAAGCCGAAATCTCCTCGCTGCTCGCCGCGGGCGGTGGCGGCGTGACCGTCCAGACCCGCGGCTACCAGTACGTCCCGGACGTCGCCGGCGCGGTCGCCGTCATGTACAACGTCACCGACCAGGCCGGGAAGCGGGTCGACTACCTGCACCTCACCCGCGAGGTGATCGGCCGCATCTTCAGCCGGGACATCACCCGCTGGAGCGATCCGGCGATCACCGCGACCAACGGCGGGAAGTCGCTGCCGGACCAGCCCATCACGCTGGTCGGGCGGACCGGGCAATCCGGGACGACGGCACTGTTCTACGACTTCGTCGCGCACGCGGCACCCGACGCGTACCAGCGTTTCGTCGCCCGCAACGTCGGCAACGGGATGGGCAGCCTGCCCGCCGGGGTGCGCCCGATCCAGCTGCCCGAACGAGGACCGGACGCCGACTGGTACCGGCTGCTCGCGGACTCGGACCAGATCGCGCAGGCCATCGGCAAAGCGACCATCCCGTTCTCCATCGCCTACGACGAATTCGCCTACGCGCAGCGCCACAACGTGCCGTCGGCATGGGTGCAGAACGGCGCGGGGCAGTACACGCAGCCCTACGCGGAGAACATCGCCTCCGCGCTGAAGCACGCGGAACTCCGCCCGGACCTCAGCCAGAAACTCGACAAGGTCTACTCGAACGCGGACCCGAAGACTTACCCGATTTCGGCGTACTCCTACATCATGATGCCCTGTACGAGCGGCCGTGACACCTGCCGCGGTGGCTACGGCGACCAGGGCAAGACCGACACGATGACCGCGTTCCTCGAACACGTGGCCTGCGACGGCCAGATCAACATGGCCCGTATCGGCTACTCGCCGCTGCCGCCGAACCTGTCGCAGGAGATCATGAACTCCAACGCGCGGCTCACCGGGCAGCCGCCGAAACAGCTGAACGCGGGCAACTGCGCCAACCCGACCTTCCGCGGCAGTCTCGGCGCGGGCGCCACCAGCCCGCCCGACCCGCTGGTGACCGCCGGGATCATCGCCCCGAACGGCAAACCCGCGGCTGGGACGGGTGCTGCCGGACCGAACGCGTCGACCGGCCCGAGCACGGGTCCGGCCACCGGCGACAAGACCGCGACCGCGACGGCGAGCCCCGACGAGGAATCGGCGGGCGGCGGCTCGAAGAACTGGCGGGAAGCCGCACCGGCGGCCTACGACGAAGGCGGGTTCGGCGGCTTCGGGGGCTGGGCGGCGCTGGTGCTCTTCGTGGCGATCGTGACGCCGCTCGTGGTGCGCGGAGTGGTGAGGAAGCTGCGGGGGTCTTGGGGCTCGTGA
- the pstC gene encoding phosphate ABC transporter permease subunit PstC, translating to MTVAPPRPGPSSPGAPVRRAITEVLSRADRAFRRVTTGAGLTMLGILLVIGFFLVYRSGPAFDNSGFGFFTTIRFDPASGVLGVLGLLYGTIVVALIAVLVAVPLSILAALFITEYSSGRIRGFLTGLVDLLAAIPSLLYGLWGFSFLGPQIVPVSTWLTENLGWFPLFASKENTLYIQSMFIAGLVVSLMVLPITTSVIREVFAQTPPGEKEAALALGSTRWGMVKTVMLPFGRGGIIGGSMLGLGRALGETIAVSLLLPQVPEITQHILQFGGATISGFIANNSGASGLSLSGLMAAGLVLFVFTLATNFTASVIISKSRSGAGVDA from the coding sequence GTGACCGTCGCGCCACCCCGGCCCGGCCCGTCCTCACCGGGAGCCCCGGTGAGGCGGGCGATCACCGAAGTCCTTTCCCGGGCCGACCGGGCGTTCCGCCGGGTCACCACCGGCGCCGGGCTGACCATGCTGGGCATTCTCCTGGTCATCGGCTTCTTCCTGGTCTACCGGTCCGGGCCTGCCTTCGACAACAGCGGTTTCGGGTTCTTCACCACCATCCGGTTCGACCCCGCCTCCGGCGTTCTCGGCGTGCTGGGCCTGCTCTATGGGACGATCGTGGTCGCGCTCATCGCGGTCCTGGTCGCCGTGCCGCTGAGCATCCTCGCGGCGCTGTTCATCACCGAATACTCCAGCGGCCGGATCCGCGGCTTCCTCACCGGCCTCGTCGACCTGCTCGCCGCCATTCCCAGCCTGTTGTACGGCCTGTGGGGATTCAGCTTCCTCGGCCCGCAGATCGTCCCGGTTTCGACGTGGCTGACCGAGAACCTCGGCTGGTTCCCGTTGTTCGCGTCCAAGGAGAACACGCTGTACATCCAGTCCATGTTCATCGCCGGACTGGTGGTCTCCCTGATGGTCCTCCCGATCACGACCTCGGTGATCCGTGAGGTGTTCGCGCAGACTCCGCCCGGGGAAAAGGAAGCAGCGCTCGCTCTGGGCAGTACGCGGTGGGGGATGGTCAAAACGGTCATGCTGCCCTTCGGCCGGGGCGGCATCATCGGCGGTTCGATGCTCGGGCTCGGCCGCGCGCTCGGCGAGACGATCGCCGTTTCCCTGCTGCTGCCCCAGGTTCCGGAGATCACGCAGCACATACTCCAGTTCGGCGGCGCGACCATCTCCGGGTTCATCGCCAACAACTCCGGAGCCTCAGGCCTTTCGCTGTCCGGGCTGATGGCGGCGGGCCTGGTGTTGTTCGTCTTCACCCTAGCCACGAACTTCACCGCGTCGGTGATCATCTCGAAGAGCCGGTCCGGTGCGGGAGTGGATGCCTGA